From one Bacteroides eggerthii genomic stretch:
- a CDS encoding DUF6064 family protein, producing MEIFWNTIAKYNENTWWAQIIITATGIVLTTLLYHKPTVRTKRSMKAYMVFLNGWIALVYYMMYCNTRSYHHIPAIFWGIIALIWLWDLFTDYTPFERNPKYQMLVGVLYAMPFLYPLLSWARGMEFPMMTTTVMPCSVAVFTIGLLLAFSRKVNLLIILFLCHWALIGFSKVYVYKIPEDLLLASATVPAIYLFFKNYVAQNLHKETKLSARLMNWALVLICIVIGLFLSITLFQELGKPEKKQTIRLPETNGLFAPNT from the coding sequence TATTGCGAAATACAACGAAAACACCTGGTGGGCGCAAATCATCATTACAGCAACAGGCATTGTACTGACCACACTGTTATACCATAAACCCACCGTTCGGACAAAACGCTCCATGAAAGCGTACATGGTGTTCCTCAACGGCTGGATAGCCCTGGTGTACTATATGATGTACTGCAACACACGCAGTTACCACCACATACCCGCCATTTTTTGGGGAATAATAGCCTTGATCTGGTTGTGGGACCTGTTTACGGACTATACCCCATTCGAGCGCAATCCCAAATATCAAATGCTTGTAGGAGTGCTTTATGCAATGCCTTTTCTCTATCCCCTCCTCTCATGGGCGCGTGGAATGGAATTTCCTATGATGACGACAACCGTAATGCCCTGCTCGGTAGCAGTATTTACTATCGGATTGTTACTGGCTTTCTCGCGCAAGGTTAACCTGCTCATTATCCTTTTTCTTTGCCATTGGGCGCTCATTGGTTTCTCCAAAGTATATGTATACAAAATACCGGAGGATCTGTTGCTGGCAAGCGCCACCGTCCCTGCTATCTACCTGTTCTTCAAGAACTACGTGGCACAGAACCTGCATAAAGAAACAAAACTGAGCGCCCGGCTTATGAACTGGGCGCTGGTGTTGATCTGCATCGTCATCGGACTGTTCTTAAGCATTACCCTTTTTCAGGAATTAGGGAAACCGGAAAAAAAACAGACCATCCGTTTACCCGAAACGAATGGTCTGTTTGCACCAAACACATGA